The following DNA comes from Nicotiana sylvestris chromosome 10, ASM39365v2, whole genome shotgun sequence.
ACAAAAGGATTCATTTATATATGATTCAATATTTGCTCATCTAGCTCCTACCTAGAAAATGACTAAATTTGAGCGAAAACCAATCATAACGGCCTCCTAATTAACTCTTGCAAAGTCTTGCTTATATAGGAATATAGGAGTAAAAACTAAATAATTTCACCCTAATATCTAACAACTTGATCCTCAACCTGTTATTTTACAGTCTAAACTAAAAATACTCAATATGTTACTTAATTTGCTTGCTAAGAAATATAAATAAAGAATGAAATTGATGGATATGCAAAAAAAACATTTCACCAAATTTTTGTGGTAAATTGTTTGAGACACTGGTCAATATATATTTGGCTCAACTTCTATTAACCTTAACAAATTTTAGATGAGCTGAGTTATATATTACCTGTAATTTTATTTAACTATCTCGCTCTGACTCGTACAATTTTCATTCGTGCTAATTTGACACTCAAAAATTTGTATATACCTAATTAATTCTGAGCTAGAAAATCCATGAATGTGTAGTCAGGCAACATGTTTCCTATCCTATTTACAAGTCTACTTTTACTTGTCCAAGGGTCAACCAGAATTTTACTTTACTATAGTTTGTTTAAATGCGAAAGGTAATTCCTTCTAGTAGTTAGCATGCATGTAGTTCTTTTTAATTATAATTTACTATCTAAGGAGAATGTAAGGACCGTCAGAAACAAAAAGCAATATTTAATTTATGATTAAAAAAGAAAACGTCTCCATCACTGAGCATCGCAAATTCTCCTTTTCATATTTAAATCTATGATAATTATCCCTTCTACTAGCTAATACATGCAATTTTGTTccacaaaagaaaagaaataattcTGACTTTTCTTAATTATGTCATCTATGATGGCATATGCAAGAACGATAGTTGATTTGAAAATTGGAACTACCACCATCCAGTGAAATGGATGAGATCCTTTTATTATTAATCGTAAAGTACTACTCATTAAAAGTCACCAATTATATTTTAGTTTTAGAAACGAAGAAACTCTTGGTATAGAATACTTCCCCTTTAATAGGCCTTATGCAGGTCGAACCCACAAACTTCAAATTAATAAAGCCCAATAATTTCTGATacgaaagaagaagaaaaaaagaatattGGAAACTCCACAGATCCTACTAGGAAGGTGGTGAGGAAGGTCACAAAACAAAGACGATACACAAGAATTTGCAATGCTATATAGAAGCACACCAACCAAAAAGCCAAAGTCACCATATCTAAAGTCTTTCTTAGGTCTTATTGGCTTGTTTTCTCAAGCACAATGAACTCCACCTTCCTAGAAACAAGCATTTCTCAAACAGGAAACCCTAGTTTTACTTCTCCCTTTCTTTACTCATATATGACTCAAGATTGTGGTTATAATTTTCAAGATTGTGATTTTAATAATTGTCAGGATTTTGAATCTTCTTCCTTTCTTGATCAGCTCCTTGTTGATTATTCTCCTACCAATAACAACTTCAACACTTCTCTTTCAGAAAATCCCATCTTGCAGGAGAGTAGTACCAATATTAATCACTTGAGAGAGTAAGTGATCAAGCAAGCTAAGAAGATCTTGGCTATAATTAGTAGtcattctattttaaatattttcataatttttggtatatttcttTATGTAATTCTTTTTATGTTTTTACAGAAAATCCAAAGGGgggataaagaaagaaaagatgaaTGAAAGACATATAAATGCTGTTGTTTTCAGAACAAAGACTCAACTTGAGATCTTGGATGATGGATATAAATGGAGGAAGTATGGGAAGAAGAAGGTGAAAAGTAACACAAATCTAAGGTAAATTATAAATTATGAGCTCATGCATGCAAATCTCACCAATATGATGATCAATATTCATGTAGATCTTTTGATTGTAATTCTATATAATTATCTATCTTTGTTCGTTTTACTTTTTCAGAAATGCTACAAAAAAATTTCACATAAATCAAAAGAAATTTTTTGTGTATTAAAATCTATCTATTAAATCAATCAAATTAACAAAAATTAAGTAATAAGACTAGTGGACAAATTAAAATACTGATCCCAAACTTCAAAACGATACAAAATAGTTTTTAGTGGTCCTGGACATGATCGTGCTCTAGATTTGACTGCCCTTGAGTTTCTTGCCTTTGAAATGCATCTTTTTTGTCCTCACCTGCgtctaaaaatgagaaaaaaagaatCTTAATAAATTGAGAGAATGATCATTCTCGCTGACCAATTAGTTATTAATTTACTACGTATTATGTATACCTTGAAAATTAAGGCCACTGCTATGACGGAGCTAAGAGGCGGGTTCATCTGAACCCCTTCACCGGTGATTATACCATATATTAGGTCAAAATTGACAAGAAATACACGTGAACTTGGCCAAATTCTCAACTACACACTTACGTTCCTCCTGAACTATGGTCAAATAACTATAAAAAATCTTCTTTAAACTCATAACCATATTACTAAAAATTTGTGATAAAGatgtgtcacgatccggatttcccaccctcgggagtcgtgatgacacatactcatagaagctaggcaagccacgaaatatagaaattctaactctttcattttaaagATTAACGATAacagaataagcggaagacttaaacagcTACAAATGATCAAAATCAGTACTACAATGCCAATATACTCCTCTAcccggaatctggtgtcacaatattcacgaactgtctatgagtactacatacaaatgtctgaaaagggAAATACAGTCTGTCTCGGAAACAAGTGAAAACAGAACATATAATTGGATAAAAGAGAATGCCGGGCCcgcggacacctgcaggactacctcgggatctctggatggactgaaggctggctcccgaagTGCTACTGTCCcaatgctgctccggtatctgcacagagtgcagagtgtagcatcagcacaaccggccccatgtgctggtaagtgcctggcctaaccctgactaggctaggaccagactccagataaacctgtgcagttcaaatatatacaacgagaaagaaaatacagaaataaacaagtaaagatgggagggggaaacatgcgtTGGGGAATAAcaagtaaaacagaatatcaagaggcttataaaggaatcaaaatccaaccactaacaagaataaggaaggCAAGGCAGATTCCACTTTATTtttacatcttgttgcaggcgtgcaacccgatcccatttcctgtatgtCGTGGCATGCGTgtcatccgctcccatttcatgtatcttgtggtaggcgtaccacccgctcccatttcattatattttgtggtaggcataccacccgctcccattttattatattttgtggtaggcgtatcactctctcccatttcattatatcttgtggtaggcgtaccacccgctcccattaacaagccaacaataatcgcaaggaatcccggcaagggaacaataatatcaaacaaacatcccggcaagggaacaatgatatctcaacactatcccggcaatgGAATAATAATATctcaataatatcccggcaagggaataataatatctcaacaatatcccggcaagggaacaataatattagacaaacatctcggcaagggaacaatgatgataataacatgtgaggcacaataaaccatgacggagtcataacaatttataatacaagacccacgggcatgcttgacaccgacgtatagatactcatcactatacctatacgtcgtactccacaattaacacgtagcaaatagacacaactcctaatccctcaagctaaagttagaccaaacacttacctcgaacttccatgaccaattcaagcctcaaacacaGCTTTTCCtttcgaatttggctccaaatcaattgtatctagacataatcgacgtaataacatcaataaacgctaaacaatccaattccaaatgCTTAATTATAACTTTCTAATTATTcgtcccaaaaagtcaaaaattggccccgggcccgcttggtcaaaatacgaggt
Coding sequences within:
- the LOC104215516 gene encoding probable WRKY transcription factor 51; translated protein: MNSTFLETSISQTGNPSFTSPFLYSYMTQDCGYNFQDCDFNNCQDFESSSFLDQLLVDYSPTNNNFNTSLSENPILQESSTNINHLREKSKGGIKKEKMNERHINAVVFRTKTQLEILDDGYKWRKYGKKKVKSNTNLRNYYKCSSGGCKVKKRIERDGHDSSYLITTYEGRHNHESFSIIYNNEIPLSFLNEWTLQAIPNGV